The following DNA comes from Chloroflexota bacterium.
TCGGCCCGGCAGGATGTGTTTCACATAGGGATAGTTATACTCACCTGTTTCCTCGTCCAGTAGATGGATGCCTGCCAGGTCTGCCCTCTCCTCCTGAAGAGCGATGAGGCCGCCCAGGCTGCCAGCATAACGCACCTCAATGCTAGTGTCAGGGGTTTCCTGCTGGAGTTGTTTCACCAGGAGGTTGAGGGCCAGGTCGTGACTCCCGACTATGATGATGGTATTTCGGGTATCAGCCTTGCTCTTTCGGCTGCGGAAGGTTGCTGCTTCGCCCTGCCGCTCCTCACGCCAGCGGGCCAGATGCAGGGAAAAGGCTGCCCCGACCTCGTCAGGGCGGTAACCAAGGCTCAGAGCTTCCAGAATATGCTGGCTGGCTAGATCCGAAAGGCGCTCGTGGCGCATCTTCAGCACATGAGGATCATCGGCCACGGCTGACACCAGGGTGCCCCTACCGCGCCGCGAGGCTATGATGCGCTCCTGTTCCAGTTCCAGA
Coding sequences within:
- a CDS encoding GntR family transcriptional regulator; translation: MIDIHLDDTAQTPLYKQIVQQVKQLVATAELQPGGRLPTVRELARSLHVSPGTVVRAYLELEQERIIASRRGRGTLVSAVADDPHVLKMRHERLSDLASQHILEALSLGYRPDEVGAAFSLHLARWREERQGEAATFRSRKSKADTRNTIIIVGSHDLALNLLVKQLQQETPDTSIEVRYAGSLGGLIALQEERADLAGIHLLDEETGEYNYPYVKHILPGR